Part of the Henckelia pumila isolate YLH828 chromosome 2, ASM3356847v2, whole genome shotgun sequence genome is shown below.
GTGCTCTTAATTATGATTTATTAAGGTAAAATCAATACACACTATTGTATAGACTTTATTCaaaattatggattttttttgacaaattgttaataaaaaaaattcacttttcaaaaaataaatcaatatggTTCAGGAAATagttataaataattttaaaaaaaaattcataatcactaATTTTTAGAGgtttgcaaacactacctaaaaacAATTcacttttcaaaaaataaatcaatatggTTCAGGAAAtagttataaataattttttttagatcaACATTTATAAATAAAACCCTTTTTAGCTAGACACAATTGTTTTTCTAAAGTACGtgacaaaaaaaaatgttagtAAAAATTAAACTTCGTAAACTTCATTCATGTAAACTTTAATAGTATCTATGAAAGTATGTGACCAAAAAAAATCTCACTATAATAAATGAATATTTGGAGTCTTGGAACCAAATTCCTTTGCTTGAATTGAATTTGATGCATCAATTTTCTTCTTCTTGCTTTTCTGAAAGTGTCCTTTTATCCTTTGACTTCTTCCTTTTGTAACAGAATGAGTAGGATCTTGAACAATATGAGAAGAATTTGAATGAATGGAAGTATCTGACTGCTCTGTAATAGTCAATGAACTCATCAGAGCATTAATAGCTACAGAATCTCTGTTGTATCCTTCTTCAACAATCATCCGAGCCTCCTTATTTTCTTGACATTGCAACACCAAATTATAATACTTGCGTGCCATTTCATGACGCCAAGGGATGCAATCCCTAAACTTCTCTGACCTCCCAACTGTACTATTGAACTTGTCCCAAATTTCTGATTTAGCAAACTTTGTCCATCTTTTCTTAATATTAGACTCTGGTATGGAAACTATCGAATTTATATGATGGACCCTTAAGCAATGATAGCACAAGAAGCCACACTCTTTAAATTTCTTGCAAGAGCACGTGATTAGATTACTCAAACAATCAAATATGACACGATGAGATAGCCCGTCATTATCGTGTGATGAAACATTATAAACCATCATTCTGTCTTCAACTAGAATAAGAGTAGAAGAACTAGAGattgattttaaaaattcagCCTCAAAATCTCTAAAAAGTGTCAATGTGTATACCTCAGAAGCATGCTTCAACATCCCAGTCAATGGTAAGGCAGATTCAGGTATTGATCTTGAACATTGGAATTCATCTTTTTGTTCTTTGTTCCTCCAATTCTTTAACATTTccttgaaaattccaaaaaattcAGTCAAGCTTGTGTTTTTCTTTGCACTGAATCCAATGGCATGGTTAGTGCTTTCACTTCTTTGGGAAGACAGAATTCCAGCAGAGAATAAATCCTTGCTCAATGCAGTGCACCATTTTTCCTTTAATCCATACAAACGATTAAACCAAGGATGATTCTCTAGTTTGTAGTCTGAAATCATAGAACTCCAACAGCTTTCAAATTCATTTTCATCAACACAACCTGACAAGCATTTCTTAAATgcatctttaaaataattttgacttCTCAACTTTGCAAACCTACTTACAGCATTTTGATGAAGGTGCCAAAGACATAGCCTATGTCTTGTTTCCGGAAAAACCTACATCAAAATAAGAAATACTTGTTATATTCACATGAGTAATTCACATAAAAAACctacatcaaaataaaaattcaacaaatatatttcaaaatttattgaCCTTTTCTATTGCATTTGAAATTTCTTGATCTTGGTCGGTGAACAAACTGACAGGACATTTCCCTCCCATCGATTTCTTAAAAACTTCAAAGAGCCATTGAAATGATTCGACCTTCTCGTCAGATAAAAATGCACAACCAAACATCACATTTTTCCAATGATGATTGATACCCACGAAAGGAGCACAAATCAAATTGTACTTATTAGTGCGATAAGTTGTGTCAAAAACCATTACATCACCAAATATGTCATAATCCTCTTTCATCATCGAGTCCCTCCAAAATACATTACACAATCTCCCATCATCATCTAATTTGACTCTGAAAAAAAAGTCATTATCTTTAGCATCTTCTTGTTGTAATATTTCAATTACTTTCTGTGCATCCCCTCCTTCTATTGCATTCATTTTCCAACGGTTCACAAAATTCATGTGATCCATCAAAGTATTACCAACGTTTTCCTCTCCACCAGCTTCATGTACCATATAACGATAAGAATCAGTAGCTCTCA
Proteins encoded:
- the LOC140878027 gene encoding protein FAR1-RELATED SEQUENCE 5-like is translated as MKGKAIEEMISSGMRATDSYRYMVHEAGGEENVGNTLMDHMNFVNRWKMNAIEGGDAQKVIEILQQEDAKDNDFFFRVKLDDDGRLCNVFWRDSMMKEDYDIFGDVMVFDTTYRTNKYNLICAPFVGINHHWKNVMFGCAFLSDEKVESFQWLFEVFKKSMGGKCPVSLFTDQDQEISNAIEKVFPETRHRLCLWHLHQNAVSRFAKLRSQNYFKDAFKKCLSGCVDENEFESCWSSMISDYKLENHPWFNRLYGLKEKWCTALSKDLFSAGILSSQRSESTNHAIGFSAKKNTSLTEFFGIFKEMLKNWRNKEQKDEFQCSRSIPESALPLTGMLKHASEVYTLTLFRDFEAEFLKSISSSSTLILVEDRMMVYNVSSHDNDGLSHRVIFDCLSNLITCSCKKFKECGFLCYHCLRVHHINSIVSIPESNIKKRWTKFAKSEIWDKFNSTVGRSEKFRDCIPWRHEMARKYYNLVLQCQENKEARMIVEEGYNRDSVAINALMSSLTITEQSDTSIHSNSSHIVQDPTHSVTKGRSQRIKGHFQKSKKKKIDASNSIQAKEFGSKTPNIHLL